One genomic window of [Clostridium] scindens ATCC 35704 includes the following:
- the purE gene encoding 5-(carboxyamino)imidazole ribonucleotide mutase yields MPKVGIVMGSDSDLKVMSKAAAMLEKLGIDYEMTIISAHREPDVFFEWAKAAEGKGIKVIIAGAGMAAHLPGMCAALFPMPVVGVPMSGKNLGGEDALFSIVQMPPGIPVATVAIDGGMNAAILAAKILATSDEELLGRLKEYSKEMKETVQAKAARLDEIGYEEYLK; encoded by the coding sequence ATGCCAAAAGTAGGAATTGTGATGGGCAGCGACTCTGATCTGAAAGTAATGAGCAAAGCTGCAGCAATGCTGGAAAAATTAGGAATTGACTATGAGATGACAATTATCTCTGCACACAGAGAACCAGATGTGTTCTTTGAATGGGCAAAGGCAGCAGAAGGAAAGGGAATTAAGGTAATTATCGCAGGAGCAGGAATGGCAGCGCATCTTCCTGGAATGTGCGCCGCATTATTCCCGATGCCGGTAGTCGGCGTGCCGATGTCAGGCAAGAACCTGGGAGGAGAAGACGCGCTGTTTTCAATCGTGCAGATGCCGCCTGGAATTCCGGTTGCGACCGTAGCGATTGACGGAGGCATGAATGCGGCGATTCTGGCAGCAAAGATCCTGGCTACCTCTGATGAGGAACTCTTAGGCAGATTAAAAGAATATTCCAAAGAGATGAAAGAGACTGTCCAGGCGAAGGCTGCAAGACTGGATGAGATCGGCTATGAGGAATACCTGAAATAA
- the purM gene encoding phosphoribosylformylglycinamidine cyclo-ligase has product MDYKNAGVDIEAGYKSVELMKEHIKQTMRPEVLTNIGGFSGAFSMEAFKNMEKPTLVSGTDGVGTKLKLAFIMDKHDTIGIDCVAMCVNDIACAGGEPLFFLDYIACGKNEPEKIATIVSGVADGCVQSDAALIGGETAEMPGFYPEDEYDLAGFAVGVVDEKDLITGKELRPEDVLIGMASSGVHSNGFSLVRKVFEMTAESLNTYYDELGTTLGEALLAPTKIYVKALKSVKAAGVKIKACSHITGGGFYENIPRMLCDGVCAVVEKDSYPIPAIFKMLAREGQIEEHAMYNTYNMGIGMMVAVDPADVDKTMDAMKAAGEQPYVVGRIKAGEKGVTLC; this is encoded by the coding sequence ATGGATTATAAAAATGCAGGTGTAGATATTGAGGCTGGCTACAAGTCAGTGGAACTTATGAAAGAGCATATAAAACAGACTATGAGGCCGGAAGTCCTGACGAATATCGGAGGGTTCTCAGGAGCTTTTTCCATGGAGGCGTTTAAGAATATGGAGAAGCCTACGCTGGTATCCGGAACAGACGGCGTTGGAACAAAGTTAAAACTGGCATTTATTATGGACAAGCATGATACGATCGGTATCGACTGCGTGGCCATGTGCGTAAATGATATTGCATGTGCAGGCGGTGAGCCATTATTCTTCCTTGACTATATTGCGTGTGGAAAGAACGAGCCCGAGAAGATCGCGACCATCGTGAGCGGCGTTGCCGACGGATGCGTGCAGTCGGACGCGGCCCTGATCGGCGGGGAGACGGCTGAGATGCCAGGATTCTATCCGGAAGACGAATACGATCTTGCCGGATTTGCAGTTGGCGTGGTAGATGAGAAAGACCTGATTACAGGGAAGGAATTAAGGCCAGAAGATGTGCTGATTGGCATGGCTTCTTCCGGCGTGCACAGCAATGGATTCTCCCTTGTCCGCAAAGTCTTTGAGATGACGGCAGAGTCGCTGAATACATATTATGACGAACTGGGAACTACCCTTGGGGAGGCGCTGCTTGCACCGACCAAGATCTATGTAAAGGCATTGAAAAGCGTGAAGGCAGCAGGCGTGAAGATTAAGGCCTGCAGCCATATTACAGGCGGCGGCTTCTATGAGAATATCCCAAGAATGCTCTGCGATGGAGTATGCGCGGTCGTTGAAAAGGACAGTTATCCAATACCGGCAATCTTTAAGATGCTTGCAAGGGAAGGCCAAATTGAAGAGCATGCTATGTATAATACCTATAACATGGGCATCGGCATGATGGTTGCTGTTGATCCGGCAGATGTGGATAAGACCATGGACGCTATGAAGGCGGCAGGAGAGCAGCCATATGTGGTGGGACGCATCAAAGCAGGAGAAAAGGGAGTTACGTTATGCTAA
- the purN gene encoding phosphoribosylglycinamide formyltransferase: MLNVVVLVSGGGTNLQAIIDAIESGTITNTKIIGVISNNKKSYALERARNHGIENLCISPKDYETRAVFNEKFMEAVDGMNPDLIVLAGFLVVIPPKMIEKYRNRIINIHPSLIPSFCGTGYYGLKVHEAALKRGVKVAGATVHFVDEGTDTGPIILQQAVEVQNTDTPEVLQRRVMEQAEWKILPKAIDLIANGKVTVTDGMARVTD, translated from the coding sequence ATGCTAAATGTGGTCGTGCTGGTATCTGGAGGCGGTACAAATCTGCAGGCAATCATTGATGCCATAGAATCCGGAACCATTACCAATACAAAGATTATCGGAGTGATCAGTAACAATAAGAAGTCCTATGCACTGGAAAGAGCCAGGAACCATGGAATCGAGAATCTTTGCATATCTCCGAAGGACTATGAAACCAGGGCGGTCTTCAACGAAAAGTTCATGGAAGCGGTAGATGGAATGAATCCGGACCTGATCGTGCTGGCTGGATTCCTAGTTGTCATACCGCCAAAGATGATTGAAAAGTACAGGAATCGGATTATCAATATCCATCCATCCCTGATCCCTTCCTTCTGTGGTACCGGGTATTATGGGCTGAAAGTGCATGAGGCGGCGCTTAAGCGCGGCGTGAAAGTGGCGGGGGCGACCGTTCATTTTGTGGATGAGGGAACCGATACAGGCCCGATCATTCTGCAGCAGGCAGTGGAGGTCCAAAACACAGATACACCGGAAGTGCTTCAAAGGCGCGTGATGGAACAGGCGGAATGGAAGATACTTCCGAAGGCAATCGATCTGATTGCCAATGGGAAGGTGACGGTGACGGATGGCATGGCCAGGGTCACAGACTAA
- the purD gene encoding phosphoribosylamine--glycine ligase, whose translation MKVLIVGSGGREHAIAYCVAKSEKVDKIYCTPGNAGIAEYAQCAPIGAMEFDKIVAFAREKEIDLVIVGMDDPLVGGLVDELEAAGIRAFGPRKNAAILEGSKAFSKDLMKKYNIPTAAYENFTDPQKALAYLETAKFPIVLKADGLALGKGVLICSTLEEAREGVKTIMLDKKFGSAGNEMVIEEFMTGREVSVLSFVDGNTIKTMTSAQDHKRAGDGDTGLNTGGMGTFSPSPFYTKEVEEFCNKYVYQATVDAMKAEGRPFKGVIFFGLMLTEEGPKVLEYNARFGDPEAQVVLPRMKNDIIEVVEACIDGTLDQVDLEFEDNAAVCVVLASDGYPVEYKKGLPISGLEEFEKHEGYYCFHAGTKFDGDRIVTNGGRVLGVTAKGKDLKEARENAYAATQWVQFDNKYMRHDIGKAIDEA comes from the coding sequence ATGAAGGTTTTGATTGTCGGAAGCGGCGGAAGAGAGCATGCGATCGCATACTGTGTCGCAAAGAGCGAGAAGGTAGATAAAATTTACTGCACCCCGGGTAACGCCGGTATTGCAGAATATGCACAGTGCGCTCCCATTGGAGCAATGGAATTTGACAAAATTGTAGCATTTGCCAGGGAAAAAGAGATTGATCTTGTAATCGTGGGAATGGATGATCCGCTGGTAGGCGGCCTGGTAGATGAACTGGAGGCGGCAGGAATCCGCGCATTCGGACCCAGGAAGAACGCGGCAATCCTGGAAGGTTCCAAAGCATTTTCCAAGGACTTGATGAAGAAGTACAATATTCCAACGGCTGCATATGAGAATTTTACGGATCCGCAGAAGGCCCTTGCATATCTTGAGACAGCCAAATTCCCCATTGTCCTGAAGGCGGACGGACTGGCGCTGGGAAAAGGCGTGCTTATCTGCAGCACCCTGGAAGAGGCCAGAGAAGGCGTAAAGACGATTATGCTGGATAAGAAGTTTGGCTCTGCAGGCAATGAGATGGTCATCGAAGAATTCATGACAGGCCGCGAAGTATCCGTCCTATCCTTTGTAGACGGCAATACGATCAAGACCATGACATCCGCCCAGGATCACAAGCGGGCAGGCGATGGAGACACGGGGCTTAACACTGGCGGCATGGGAACATTTTCTCCCAGCCCGTTCTATACGAAAGAGGTAGAGGAATTCTGCAACAAATATGTGTATCAGGCAACCGTGGATGCGATGAAGGCAGAAGGAAGGCCTTTTAAGGGCGTCATCTTCTTTGGGCTGATGCTGACAGAGGAAGGGCCGAAAGTCCTGGAATACAATGCAAGATTCGGAGATCCGGAAGCCCAGGTGGTCCTTCCGAGAATGAAGAATGATATTATTGAAGTTGTGGAAGCCTGCATTGACGGAACGCTGGATCAGGTTGACCTGGAGTTTGAGGACAATGCAGCCGTGTGCGTCGTCCTGGCCAGCGATGGATATCCGGTGGAGTACAAGAAAGGACTTCCAATCTCAGGCCTTGAGGAATTCGAGAAGCATGAGGGATACTACTGCTTCCATGCCGGAACCAAGTTTGATGGAGACCGGATCGTGACGAATGGAGGACGCGTGCTTGGCGTGACCGCCAAAGGGAAAGATCTGAAGGAAGCAAGAGAAAATGCTTATGCAGCGACACAGTGGGTGCAGTTCGATAACAAATATATGCGTCATGATATCGGCAAAGCGATAGACGAGGCGTAA
- a CDS encoding MurR/RpiR family transcriptional regulator — MKELRETIHSANLTKTQKMIGQYVLDNSADACFMTSTEIAMKLGVSESSVIRFSRSLGFSGFMDFQKSLRKDYQDKVLSISSTITVPAQRVVKRAKLESNSDYINRHFKNAAKNLESALVHNAPATFEEAADTIISSKRKYIVASRGNSCLGDYFLLYLKHMVPNVESASSSAISPIDHICNISRDDCLIMFSFPRYSSIDKITARMAQEAKANIIVITDKPSALLAQYATTLFTVPVDSNAFFNSLTGPQFVAEALLDTISHKVKGIEKRLKKIDRYLAELGNY, encoded by the coding sequence ATGAAAGAATTGAGAGAAACCATCCATAGTGCCAATTTAACGAAAACGCAAAAGATGATTGGCCAGTATGTCTTAGACAATTCGGCTGATGCTTGCTTCATGACATCCACCGAGATAGCTATGAAATTGGGGGTGAGCGAGTCATCCGTCATCCGTTTCAGCCGGTCGCTGGGCTTTAGCGGATTCATGGATTTCCAGAAATCTTTGAGAAAAGATTATCAAGATAAGGTGCTAAGCATCTCCAGTACCATCACGGTACCGGCACAGCGGGTGGTAAAAAGGGCAAAACTCGAAAGCAACTCCGATTATATTAATCGGCATTTTAAAAACGCGGCTAAAAATCTGGAGTCCGCCCTGGTCCATAACGCTCCCGCAACGTTCGAAGAAGCTGCCGACACTATCATATCAAGCAAGCGCAAATACATTGTGGCTTCCAGAGGCAACTCATGCCTGGGCGACTATTTTCTGCTATATCTGAAGCATATGGTACCAAATGTAGAATCAGCCAGCAGTTCCGCCATCAGCCCTATTGACCATATATGTAACATATCCAGGGATGACTGCCTGATTATGTTCAGTTTTCCAAGATATTCTTCTATTGATAAGATTACTGCCAGAATGGCGCAGGAAGCCAAAGCCAATATCATCGTAATTACAGACAAGCCAAGCGCGCTTCTGGCACAGTATGCCACCACTCTCTTCACAGTTCCGGTAGACAGCAACGCATTCTTCAATTCACTGACAGGCCCTCAGTTTGTTGCAGAAGCGCTTCTTGATACCATCAGCCACAAGGTGAAAGGGATCGAAAAAAGATTAAAGAAGATCGACCGCTATCTGGCCGAGTTGGGTAACTACTAG